The Geobacter sp. AOG2 genome includes a window with the following:
- the glmU gene encoding bifunctional UDP-N-acetylglucosamine diphosphorylase/glucosamine-1-phosphate N-acetyltransferase GlmU, with the protein MDHVAAILLAAGKGTRMKSGLVKVLHPAAGQPLIDYPVAAARTVGAKPVVLVAGHQAEAVQGHYRGAEDIRCVLQKEQLGTGHAVACAREALAGFDGTVLILCGDTPLLRAETLERLIGFHQAQGATVTVLTAALDDPYGYGRIVRDGSGAVLRIVEQKDADPEEQEIREINSGIYCMDAAFLFGNIDSVGSDNAQKEFYLTDLVAVAVQKGLTCLALESDDPEEIMGVNDRSQLAEAARILRRRFNRELMLSGVTIIDPDQTYIDRGVVIGPDTVIHPNCHIGGKTIIGSGCTIDNGVTISGCRIADGCHIKSGSVLEDSELHEAVAVGPMAHLRPGTVLHAHVKIGNFVETKKIVMGEGSKASHLTYLGDAEIGRDVNIGCGTITCNYDGVNKHRTVIGDRAFIGSDVQLVAPVTVGRNSLVAAGTTVTNDVPPDSLAISRVPQVNKDGWRLKKK; encoded by the coding sequence ATGGATCACGTTGCCGCAATACTCCTTGCCGCAGGCAAGGGAACCCGTATGAAATCAGGCCTGGTAAAGGTGCTGCACCCCGCGGCCGGGCAGCCGCTGATCGATTACCCCGTAGCAGCGGCCCGGACGGTGGGGGCAAAACCGGTGGTCCTGGTGGCCGGACACCAGGCGGAGGCGGTGCAGGGGCATTACCGCGGGGCGGAGGACATCCGCTGCGTGCTCCAGAAGGAGCAGTTGGGCACCGGCCATGCCGTGGCCTGCGCCCGCGAGGCGTTGGCCGGTTTCGACGGAACCGTGCTGATCCTGTGCGGGGACACCCCCCTCTTGCGGGCGGAGACGCTGGAGCGGCTGATAGGCTTCCACCAGGCCCAGGGGGCAACGGTGACCGTCCTGACCGCCGCCCTGGACGACCCCTACGGTTACGGCCGGATCGTGCGCGACGGCAGCGGGGCGGTGCTGCGCATCGTCGAGCAGAAGGACGCCGACCCGGAGGAGCAGGAGATCCGCGAGATCAACAGCGGCATCTACTGCATGGATGCGGCCTTCCTCTTCGGCAACATCGACAGCGTGGGAAGCGACAACGCCCAAAAGGAGTTCTACCTGACCGACCTGGTGGCCGTGGCCGTCCAAAAGGGCCTGACCTGCCTGGCCCTGGAGAGCGACGACCCCGAGGAGATCATGGGGGTCAACGACCGGAGCCAGTTGGCCGAAGCCGCGCGCATTCTGCGCCGGCGCTTCAACCGCGAGCTGATGCTCTCCGGCGTGACCATCATCGATCCCGACCAGACCTACATCGACCGGGGCGTCGTCATCGGCCCCGACACCGTCATCCACCCCAACTGCCATATTGGCGGGAAAACGATCATCGGCTCCGGCTGCACGATCGATAACGGCGTCACCATCTCCGGTTGCCGCATCGCCGACGGCTGCCACATCAAGTCGGGGTCGGTCCTGGAGGATTCCGAACTGCATGAAGCGGTGGCCGTGGGCCCCATGGCGCACCTGCGCCCCGGAACGGTGCTGCACGCCCACGTCAAGATCGGCAATTTCGTGGAAACCAAGAAGATCGTCATGGGAGAAGGCTCCAAGGCCTCCCACCTGACCTATCTGGGAGACGCCGAGATCGGCCGCGACGTCAATATCGGCTGCGGCACCATCACCTGCAATTACGACGGGGTCAACAAACACCGCACGGTCATCGGGGACCGGGCATTCATCGGCAGCGACGTCCAACTCGTGGCCCCGGTCACCGTGGGACGCAACTCCCTGGTGGCGGCCGGGACCACCGTCACCAACGACGTGCCGCCCGATTCCCTGGCCATTTCCCGCGTGCCGCAGGTAAACAAGGACGGCTGGCGGCTGAAGAAAAAATAG
- the prmA gene encoding 50S ribosomal protein L11 methyltransferase, translating to MHDTWLEVACELPTELADILAEYLAGVSGAGVCVENLNVDAFSHSEIAHGPLMTVKAYFSAADDMEARLAEITAFLDDLAAANPGVAIGKPSVATVKSEDWSTSWKVNFKPLRIGRRLLIVPSWERAEAGPDDIVLSLDPGMAFGTGGHETTRLCLEQLEAILPGRPAASPPSVLDLGTGSGILAMAAARLGAGRVCAVDIDPEAVEVARENMAINGLAERIECSATPLDALDGPYDIILANILAEELVRLAPQLTARLAPGGMLILSGILAEKEAFVRSGFASQPLAYLHTAHEGEWVAMLYRREGGAA from the coding sequence ATGCATGATACCTGGCTGGAGGTAGCCTGCGAGCTGCCCACTGAATTGGCCGACATTCTGGCGGAGTACCTGGCCGGCGTCTCGGGCGCCGGCGTCTGCGTCGAAAACCTGAATGTCGACGCCTTTTCCCATTCCGAAATAGCCCACGGTCCGCTCATGACCGTCAAGGCCTACTTCAGCGCCGCCGACGATATGGAGGCCCGCCTGGCTGAGATCACGGCCTTTCTGGACGATCTGGCCGCCGCCAATCCCGGCGTCGCCATCGGGAAACCGTCCGTTGCGACGGTGAAAAGCGAAGACTGGAGCACGAGCTGGAAGGTCAACTTCAAGCCGCTCCGCATCGGGCGGCGGCTCCTGATCGTGCCCTCCTGGGAGCGGGCGGAGGCCGGGCCGGACGATATCGTCCTCAGCCTGGACCCAGGCATGGCCTTCGGCACCGGCGGCCACGAGACCACCCGGCTCTGTCTGGAGCAATTGGAAGCGATCCTGCCCGGCCGCCCGGCCGCGTCCCCCCCCTCGGTGCTGGACCTGGGGACCGGTTCCGGCATCCTGGCCATGGCTGCGGCACGCCTGGGCGCGGGTCGTGTCTGCGCCGTGGACATCGACCCCGAGGCCGTGGAAGTGGCGCGGGAAAACATGGCGATCAACGGCCTGGCGGAACGGATCGAGTGCAGCGCAACCCCCCTGGATGCGCTGGACGGACCCTACGACATCATCCTGGCCAATATCCTGGCCGAGGAACTGGTCCGGCTGGCCCCGCAGCTCACGGCGCGGCTGGCCCCCGGCGGCATGCTGATCCTGTCCGGCATCCTGGCGGAGAAGGAGGCCTTCGTGCGGAGCGGATTCGCCTCCCAGCCCCTGGCCTACCTGCACACGGCCCATGAAGGGGAGTGGGTGGCCATGCTCTACCGAAGGGAAGGCGGAGCGGCATGA
- a CDS encoding 16S rRNA (uracil(1498)-N(3))-methyltransferase: MSRRRFMISSRNIRDGYASFNGDLFNHMVRVLRLGTGDGVTLVDEAGNEHQGVIDQVSKEWVAVRVEAPCRPAAVAAGDRGVEITICQALPKGEKIDLILQKGTELGVHDFHLFGGLRSVARVRPEQRDAKLERWQRITAEAARQCNRRSIPAVSWSPSAAEAAGATPRELRLLLWEGEQKQGLKSALADRACPASVVVAVGPEGGFDPLEVQQFLRQGYLPVSLGTRILRTETAAIAITAILQYIWDAM; the protein is encoded by the coding sequence ATGAGCCGGCGGCGCTTCATGATATCGTCCCGGAATATCCGCGACGGTTACGCGTCCTTTAACGGCGATCTCTTCAATCACATGGTGCGGGTGCTGCGGCTCGGCACCGGCGATGGCGTGACCCTGGTGGATGAGGCGGGCAATGAGCATCAGGGGGTTATCGACCAGGTGTCCAAGGAGTGGGTCGCCGTCAGGGTCGAAGCGCCCTGTCGGCCGGCAGCCGTCGCAGCCGGGGACCGCGGGGTGGAGATCACCATCTGCCAGGCCCTGCCCAAGGGGGAGAAGATCGACCTGATCCTGCAAAAGGGGACGGAGCTGGGGGTTCACGATTTTCACCTGTTCGGGGGGCTCCGTTCCGTGGCGCGGGTACGCCCGGAACAACGGGACGCAAAGCTGGAGCGCTGGCAACGGATAACGGCCGAGGCCGCCCGCCAATGCAACCGGCGTTCGATCCCCGCGGTCTCGTGGTCGCCGTCGGCGGCCGAAGCGGCCGGGGCGACGCCCCGGGAACTCCGCCTGCTCTTGTGGGAGGGAGAGCAAAAGCAGGGCCTGAAATCGGCCCTTGCCGACCGGGCCTGTCCCGCTTCCGTCGTCGTGGCCGTCGGTCCCGAGGGGGGCTTCGATCCGCTGGAAGTGCAGCAGTTTCTCCGGCAGGGATACCTGCCGGTTTCCCTGGGGACCAGGATCCTGAGGACCGAAACCGCCGCTATTGCCATTACCGCAATTTTACAGTATATTTGGGACGCCATGTAG
- the mutL gene encoding DNA mismatch repair endonuclease MutL encodes MSQRIAILPETITNKIAAGEVVERPASVIKELLENALDAGATDIAVEIGAGGRRLIRITDNGHGMSREDALLSLERHATSKIRTDSDLDGILTLGFRGEALPSIASVSRFRLATREADSLEGTEIIVEGGRVRDVKACGMAPGTVVTVEQLFFNTPARLKFLRSVETETGHVGDTVARMAVSRPDVAFSLVSDGRELLRVQRSDLRRRIAQTVGKEAADRLHEVSGSGGEVAVTGFISGPATVRSATSAMFTYINGRFVRDKVVQHAIMQAYRGVIDRGRYPVLALFIQLPPGEVDVNVHPTKHEVRFRRQAAVHDALQAALEEVLRRSPWLAHRPEPSAAVPAAPPAGQAYRERIAAAAQASLSLAQPAAHRSYPATSVPGVGKGAEPSAPPSGGPVSVREAAEPFRPEPTPPEAAGYFSALAVIGQFHGEYILCQSGAELVIIDQHAASERVAYQRLRQQFRAGGVESQRLLFPETLELSFSEAALVGRFRDDLARVGFELEPFGGATVIAAALPRLAAGGDGIRLVRDILAELAVLGTSGAFESAVDALLARIACHSVVRGFHPLESRQINELLRAMDETDFAASCPHGRPVSHTITLGELEKIFKRT; translated from the coding sequence GTGTCCCAACGTATCGCCATCCTGCCCGAAACCATTACCAACAAGATTGCCGCCGGCGAGGTGGTCGAGCGGCCCGCCTCGGTCATCAAGGAGTTGCTGGAAAACGCCCTGGATGCCGGCGCAACGGATATTGCCGTGGAGATCGGGGCGGGAGGGCGGCGGTTGATCCGCATCACGGACAACGGCCACGGCATGTCCCGGGAGGACGCCCTTCTTTCCCTGGAACGGCATGCCACCAGCAAGATCAGGACCGACAGCGACCTGGACGGCATCCTGACGTTGGGATTCCGTGGCGAGGCGCTCCCCTCCATCGCCTCGGTCTCCCGTTTCCGGCTGGCGACCCGTGAAGCCGACAGCCTGGAAGGGACCGAGATCATCGTCGAGGGGGGGCGGGTCCGGGATGTGAAGGCCTGCGGCATGGCGCCCGGCACGGTCGTCACGGTGGAGCAGCTGTTCTTCAATACCCCGGCGCGTCTCAAGTTCCTGCGCAGTGTCGAAACCGAGACGGGACACGTGGGAGACACGGTGGCCCGCATGGCGGTTTCCCGTCCCGACGTGGCCTTCAGCCTGGTGAGCGACGGCCGGGAATTGCTGCGGGTGCAACGCAGCGACCTGCGGCGGCGTATCGCCCAGACCGTGGGGAAGGAGGCCGCGGACCGCCTCCACGAGGTTTCCGGTTCAGGGGGCGAGGTCGCCGTCACCGGTTTCATCTCCGGCCCCGCGACCGTCCGCTCGGCCACATCGGCCATGTTCACCTACATCAACGGCCGTTTCGTCCGGGACAAGGTGGTGCAGCACGCCATCATGCAGGCCTACCGGGGCGTGATCGACCGGGGCCGCTATCCCGTCCTGGCCCTGTTCATCCAACTGCCGCCCGGCGAAGTGGACGTCAACGTCCACCCCACCAAGCACGAGGTGCGCTTTCGCCGTCAGGCGGCCGTGCACGACGCCCTCCAGGCCGCCCTGGAGGAGGTGTTGCGCCGTTCCCCCTGGCTGGCCCACCGTCCGGAGCCGTCAGCCGCGGTCCCGGCCGCGCCGCCCGCCGGCCAGGCCTATCGGGAGCGGATCGCCGCCGCGGCCCAGGCGTCCCTGTCGCTTGCGCAGCCGGCGGCGCACCGCTCGTATCCCGCGACTTCCGTCCCCGGCGTCGGCAAGGGCGCGGAGCCGTCCGCCCCACCCTCCGGCGGACCCGTTTCGGTCCGGGAGGCCGCCGAACCGTTCCGCCCGGAGCCCACGCCTCCCGAAGCCGCGGGCTATTTTTCCGCCCTGGCGGTCATCGGCCAGTTTCACGGCGAATACATCCTCTGCCAGTCCGGCGCCGAGCTGGTGATCATCGACCAGCACGCCGCCAGCGAGCGGGTCGCCTACCAGCGTCTGCGGCAACAATTCCGGGCCGGCGGGGTGGAATCGCAACGCTTGCTCTTTCCCGAGACCCTGGAGCTTTCTTTCAGCGAGGCGGCCCTGGTGGGGCGTTTCCGCGACGATCTCGCCCGCGTCGGTTTCGAGCTGGAACCGTTCGGCGGCGCCACCGTCATCGCCGCCGCCCTGCCGCGCCTGGCGGCGGGCGGGGACGGCATACGCCTGGTGCGGGATATCCTGGCCGAGCTTGCCGTACTGGGGACCAGCGGCGCCTTCGAGAGTGCCGTCGACGCCTTGCTGGCCCGTATCGCCTGCCATTCCGTGGTGCGCGGTTTCCATCCCCTGGAGAGCCGCCAGATCAACGAACTGCTGCGGGCCATGGACGAGACCGACTTCGCCGCCAGTTGCCCCCATGGCCGCCCCGTATCGCACACCATCACCCTGGGAGAGTTGGAAAAGATCTTCAAACGGACCTGA
- a CDS encoding methyl-accepting chemotaxis protein encodes MWLKNLSIGAKLIMSFLLVLLLTLILGIFMIGRLNLVRNNAEDVAQKQVPGILSIARINDLFGSFRRGELLMVLSNNPEDINKYIKRNQDAAEKLKKEQAAYEKMIDSDEERKLYAEFNKALQLYLAENPKIAELALQNKDAEASELVRGASSKYFNQALKAIEATVENQSKQATAESRNMATISSAARTWVIIALVVCIVIGLLEAIILARLFSAPLKDLARKADQIAAGDLRVEIELDSRDEIGQLSAAFGVMVKNLRELISRVIETSAQLSTAAAQVNAAAERMSTGTEEVAAQAGTVATASEEMAATSSDIANNCHMAADGAQQAAATTNRGFEVVKHTVDGIRQRGDGTRANARIVESLGERSDQIGAIVATIEDIADQTNLLALNAAIEAARAGEQGRGFAVVADEVRALAERTTRATKEIGDMIKAIQNQTKEAIVSMEEGVKGTERGATEAAQLETALNEILEQVNAVTLQVSQIATAAEEQTATTSEITNNIHMITQVVHDTSRGAQESATAASQMARQAENLQTLVRQFKL; translated from the coding sequence ATGTGGCTCAAAAATCTCTCAATCGGCGCCAAACTCATCATGTCGTTCCTGCTGGTCCTGCTGCTGACCCTCATTCTGGGCATCTTCATGATCGGGAGGCTGAACCTGGTCCGCAACAATGCCGAGGACGTGGCCCAAAAGCAGGTGCCGGGCATCCTCTCCATCGCCCGCATCAACGACCTCTTCGGCAGCTTCCGGCGCGGGGAGTTGCTCATGGTCCTCTCCAACAACCCGGAGGATATCAACAAATACATCAAACGCAATCAGGACGCCGCAGAAAAGCTCAAAAAAGAACAGGCGGCCTATGAAAAAATGATCGACTCGGATGAGGAGCGGAAACTCTACGCCGAGTTCAACAAAGCGTTACAGCTCTACCTGGCCGAGAACCCGAAGATTGCCGAACTGGCCCTGCAGAACAAGGACGCCGAGGCCAGCGAACTGGTGCGGGGGGCATCGAGCAAATACTTCAACCAGGCCCTCAAGGCCATCGAAGCCACCGTCGAAAACCAGAGCAAACAGGCTACGGCAGAGAGCCGGAACATGGCCACGATCAGTTCCGCGGCCCGAACCTGGGTCATCATCGCCCTGGTGGTATGCATCGTCATCGGCCTGCTTGAGGCGATCATCCTGGCGCGCCTGTTCAGCGCCCCCCTGAAGGATCTGGCCCGCAAGGCGGACCAGATCGCCGCCGGCGACCTGAGGGTCGAGATCGAGCTGGACTCCCGCGACGAGATCGGCCAGTTGAGCGCCGCCTTCGGCGTCATGGTCAAGAACCTGCGGGAACTCATCAGCAGGGTCATCGAGACGTCGGCGCAGCTGTCGACGGCCGCCGCCCAGGTCAACGCCGCGGCCGAGCGGATGTCCACCGGCACCGAAGAGGTTGCCGCCCAGGCCGGCACCGTTGCCACCGCCAGTGAAGAAATGGCGGCCACCTCCTCGGATATCGCCAACAATTGCCACATGGCGGCGGACGGGGCCCAACAGGCCGCCGCCACGACGAACAGGGGGTTCGAGGTCGTCAAGCATACGGTCGACGGCATCCGCCAACGGGGAGACGGCACCCGCGCCAACGCCAGGATCGTCGAATCGCTGGGAGAGCGTTCGGACCAGATCGGCGCCATTGTCGCCACCATCGAGGACATTGCCGACCAGACCAACCTCCTGGCCCTGAACGCCGCCATCGAGGCGGCCCGGGCAGGCGAGCAGGGACGCGGCTTCGCGGTGGTGGCCGATGAGGTGCGCGCCCTGGCGGAACGCACCACCCGCGCCACCAAGGAGATCGGCGACATGATCAAGGCGATCCAGAACCAGACCAAAGAGGCCATCGTTTCCATGGAGGAGGGGGTCAAGGGCACCGAGCGGGGGGCCACGGAGGCGGCCCAGCTCGAGACGGCCCTGAACGAAATCCTGGAACAGGTCAACGCCGTCACCCTGCAGGTCAGCCAGATCGCCACGGCCGCCGAAGAACAGACCGCCACCACCAGCGAGATCACCAACAATATCCACATGATCACCCAAGTGGTGCACGACACCTCCCGCGGCGCCCAGGAGTCGGCCACGGCCGCTTCGCAGATGGCGCGGCAGGCGGAAAATCTCCAGACCCTGGTCCGGCAGTTCAAGCTGTGA
- the miaA gene encoding tRNA (adenosine(37)-N6)-dimethylallyltransferase MiaA: MSVSGKPKLLAVVGPTATGKSELALRLAREVDAEIVNADSMQVYRGMDIGTAKPTPEQRAGVPHHLIDVAEPDRLFSAADFAEAADEAIRAVTARGKRVIVVGGTGLYIRALLKGLVDSPSGAGAVRKALQEEAAQLGNEAMLERLRLVDPELAARMHPNNLVRIIRALEVHRLTGVPLSRHQEEHAFSARRYEALQVGISIDRAELYARIEGRVERMLAEGLVDEVRGLLAKGYDRQLKAMRAIGYKETAAYLAGECSLEEAVQLMKRDTRRYAKRQLTWFNADPDILWFEYPGKFGSILQHAIEFFE; encoded by the coding sequence ATGAGCGTATCGGGCAAGCCAAAACTACTGGCGGTCGTCGGCCCGACCGCCACGGGCAAGAGCGAACTGGCCTTGCGCCTGGCCCGCGAAGTGGATGCCGAAATCGTCAACGCCGATTCCATGCAGGTCTATCGCGGCATGGACATCGGCACGGCCAAGCCGACGCCGGAGCAGCGCGCCGGCGTGCCCCACCACCTGATCGACGTGGCGGAACCGGACCGGCTGTTCTCCGCCGCCGATTTCGCCGAGGCGGCCGACGAGGCCATTCGTGCCGTCACCGCCCGCGGCAAGCGTGTCATCGTGGTCGGCGGCACCGGGCTGTACATCCGCGCCCTGCTGAAGGGGCTGGTGGACTCCCCCAGCGGCGCGGGCGCAGTCAGGAAGGCGTTGCAGGAAGAGGCCGCCCAACTGGGCAACGAGGCCATGCTGGAGAGATTGCGCCTGGTGGACCCCGAACTGGCGGCCCGCATGCATCCCAACAACCTGGTGCGCATCATCCGCGCCCTGGAGGTGCACCGCCTGACCGGCGTCCCCCTCTCCCGCCACCAGGAGGAGCACGCCTTCAGCGCCAGGCGCTACGAGGCCCTCCAGGTCGGCATCAGCATTGACCGCGCGGAACTGTACGCCCGTATCGAGGGGCGGGTCGAGCGGATGCTGGCGGAGGGGCTTGTGGACGAGGTCCGCGGGCTTCTGGCGAAGGGATATGACCGTCAATTGAAGGCCATGCGCGCCATCGGCTACAAGGAAACGGCCGCGTACCTGGCCGGCGAATGCAGCCTGGAAGAGGCTGTCCAACTCATGAAGCGGGACACGCGCCGTTACGCAAAACGTCAATTGACGTGGTTCAATGCCGACCCGGACATATTATGGTTTGAATATCCGGGAAAGTTTGGTAGTATTTTACAGCATGCTATTGAATTTTTTGAATAA
- the hfq gene encoding RNA chaperone Hfq produces the protein MAKAPFNIQDQYLNQARKERVRVVVTMMSGDKLEGHIKSFDNFSVLLDFNGDILIYKHAISTITSADGAFRLHQ, from the coding sequence ATGGCAAAAGCACCTTTCAACATTCAGGACCAGTATCTCAACCAGGCCCGCAAGGAACGCGTACGCGTGGTCGTGACCATGATGTCGGGCGACAAGCTGGAAGGCCACATCAAGTCATTCGACAACTTCTCCGTGCTTTTGGACTTCAACGGCGACATCCTGATCTACAAACACGCCATTTCCACCATAACCTCGGCCGACGGCGCTTTCCGTCTGCATCAATAA
- a CDS encoding AI-2E family transporter has protein sequence MNKSTKILLATLLSLVFLAAVILYTSSTVFLQLFLAFALAYMLNPAVVFLERKRVGRVLSILIVFTAALVVFVGIVVFFVVSLGSELSSMQLNLPAYAQHLYEVTPAAVKSYLGIENPTRLSLRLDEVITQARGITPDIVKPILNLLREAFTSTVAFILALLGYFIIPVYLFYLLADLPRLKEFVQSFIPERHRGVYNEKLGEIDAVLGGFIRGQLSVCAILAVLYSIGLYFIGIDLAVAIGTLAGITFIIPYVGTIIGICLSVVMAVLKFHDMLHPLLCLGWFCLVQALEGTVITPKIVGDTVGLHPLVAIIALLIGGQTFGIMGMLLAVPVTAVLQVFLRSLAVWYRESDFYRGV, from the coding sequence ATGAACAAAAGCACAAAAATCCTTCTCGCAACCCTTCTGTCGCTCGTGTTCCTGGCGGCGGTCATCCTCTACACTTCGTCCACCGTATTCCTGCAACTGTTCCTGGCCTTTGCCCTGGCCTACATGCTCAACCCCGCGGTGGTGTTCCTGGAGCGGAAGAGGGTGGGGCGCGTCCTCAGCATCCTGATCGTTTTCACCGCCGCGCTGGTGGTCTTCGTCGGTATCGTCGTCTTTTTCGTGGTGTCCCTGGGCAGCGAGCTCTCCAGCATGCAGCTCAACCTGCCCGCCTACGCCCAACACCTCTATGAGGTCACGCCGGCGGCGGTCAAGTCGTACCTGGGGATAGAAAATCCGACCAGGCTGTCCCTGCGTCTGGATGAAGTCATTACCCAGGCTCGCGGTATTACGCCGGATATCGTCAAGCCGATCCTGAACCTCCTCCGGGAGGCGTTCACCTCCACGGTGGCCTTCATTCTGGCGCTTCTCGGTTACTTCATCATCCCGGTCTACCTCTTCTACCTGCTCGCCGACCTGCCCCGGTTGAAGGAGTTCGTCCAGTCGTTCATCCCCGAGCGCCACCGCGGGGTTTACAACGAAAAGCTCGGGGAGATCGACGCGGTGCTGGGCGGGTTCATCCGGGGCCAGCTCTCGGTCTGCGCCATCCTGGCGGTGCTCTACAGCATCGGGCTGTATTTCATCGGCATCGACCTGGCCGTCGCCATCGGCACCCTGGCCGGGATCACCTTCATCATCCCCTACGTGGGCACCATCATCGGCATCTGCCTGTCGGTCGTCATGGCGGTGCTCAAATTCCACGACATGCTCCATCCCCTGCTTTGCCTGGGCTGGTTCTGCCTGGTCCAGGCCCTGGAGGGGACCGTGATCACCCCCAAGATCGTGGGGGATACGGTCGGTCTCCATCCGCTGGTGGCCATCATTGCGCTCCTGATCGGCGGCCAGACGTTCGGCATCATGGGGATGCTCCTGGCCGTGCCGGTGACCGCCGTGCTCCAGGTCTTCCTGCGCTCGCTGGCCGTCTGGTACCGCGAGTCCGATTTCTACCGGGGGGTATGA
- a CDS encoding DUF512 domain-containing protein yields the protein MSGLVIETVAPGSISEEMGVEPGDRLVAVNHHPLRDLIDYSYHTAAADELLLEVAKPDGEIWELEIEREPGEPLGLTFPAPEPARCRNNCVFCFVHQLPRGLRKPLYVKDEDYRLSFLNGNYVTLANLKASELARIIDQRLSPLYISVHATNPALREQLLGRRGIPAILDQLRDLADGRIGMHTQVVLCPGLNDGLELERTVDDLAGLYPAVQSLAVVPLGLTRHRGRLPQLKPVDADYARDFVTTWGPRAKALKKRLGEPFLFLADEFYLKGNVPFPPLREYGDLPQIENGVGMVPLFQRDAAQVLRTARPVGDVRGTLVTGVSAVGFVGEFLARLRERTGAEIVPVAVENRLFGASVTVSGLVAGNDIMAALEGREIGAGLLVPDVMLKEGEGLFLDDVSLEELQRRLGRPVLTFDCTPRGCYRALRRLARLAAKLSTPASP from the coding sequence ATGAGCGGGCTTGTCATCGAAACGGTTGCGCCCGGCTCCATCAGCGAGGAGATGGGGGTGGAGCCGGGGGACCGGCTCGTGGCCGTCAACCATCATCCCCTGCGGGACCTCATCGATTACAGTTACCACACCGCGGCCGCCGACGAACTGCTGCTGGAGGTCGCCAAGCCCGACGGCGAGATATGGGAACTGGAGATCGAGCGGGAGCCGGGAGAACCGCTGGGACTCACCTTTCCGGCCCCGGAACCGGCCCGGTGCCGCAACAACTGCGTCTTCTGCTTTGTCCACCAGCTTCCCAGGGGACTGCGCAAGCCGCTCTACGTCAAGGACGAGGACTACCGCCTCTCCTTCCTCAACGGCAATTACGTCACCCTGGCCAACCTGAAGGCTTCCGAACTGGCCCGCATCATCGACCAGCGTCTCTCGCCCCTGTACATCTCCGTCCATGCCACCAACCCGGCGCTGCGCGAACAATTACTGGGCCGCCGGGGCATCCCGGCCATCCTCGACCAGTTGCGGGACCTGGCCGACGGCCGCATCGGCATGCATACCCAGGTGGTGCTCTGCCCCGGCCTCAACGACGGCCTTGAACTGGAGCGGACCGTCGACGACCTGGCCGGCCTCTATCCGGCGGTGCAATCCCTGGCCGTGGTGCCCCTGGGGCTGACCCGCCACCGCGGGCGTCTGCCGCAGCTAAAGCCTGTGGACGCCGACTATGCGCGGGACTTCGTCACCACCTGGGGACCGCGGGCCAAGGCTCTGAAGAAGCGCCTGGGCGAGCCGTTCCTCTTTCTGGCCGACGAGTTTTACCTCAAGGGAAACGTCCCGTTCCCCCCCTTGCGGGAGTACGGAGACCTGCCCCAGATCGAGAACGGGGTCGGCATGGTTCCATTGTTCCAGCGGGATGCCGCCCAGGTGCTGCGCACGGCCCGGCCGGTGGGCGACGTGCGGGGCACGCTGGTGACCGGCGTCTCGGCCGTGGGCTTCGTGGGGGAGTTCCTGGCGCGGCTGCGGGAGCGGACCGGCGCGGAGATCGTGCCGGTGGCGGTGGAAAACCGCCTGTTCGGAGCAAGCGTCACGGTCAGCGGCCTGGTGGCGGGCAACGACATCATGGCCGCGCTTGAGGGGCGGGAGATCGGTGCGGGACTTCTGGTGCCGGATGTGATGCTCAAGGAGGGGGAGGGGCTGTTTCTGGACGACGTGTCCCTTGAAGAATTGCAGAGGCGCCTCGGCCGGCCGGTGCTGACCTTCGACTGCACGCCCCGCGGCTGCTACCGGGCGCTCCGGCGGTTGGCCCGCCTGGCCGCAAAACTCTCTACGCCAGCATCTCCCTGA